In one Trichlorobacter lovleyi SZ genomic region, the following are encoded:
- a CDS encoding MOSC domain-containing protein → MAQVIAVCVSSAKGQRKTPAESVLVQENHGIVGDAHAGEWHRQISLLAQESIDKMRALGLDVTTGDFAENITTSGIDLVSLPIGSRLQVGQTVLEVTQIGKECHNRCAIYHQAGDCVMPKEGIFARVIAGGTIRPVDMVSRIC, encoded by the coding sequence ATGGCTCAGGTGATTGCTGTCTGTGTAAGTTCCGCTAAAGGTCAGCGCAAGACCCCCGCGGAATCCGTGCTGGTGCAGGAAAACCACGGCATTGTCGGTGATGCCCATGCCGGAGAGTGGCATCGCCAGATCAGCCTGCTGGCCCAGGAAAGTATCGATAAAATGCGAGCTTTAGGCCTGGATGTCACCACCGGTGATTTTGCCGAGAATATCACCACCAGCGGTATTGACCTGGTTTCTCTGCCGATCGGCAGCCGTCTGCAGGTCGGCCAGACCGTTCTTGAGGTGACCCAGATCGGCAAGGAGTGCCATAACCGCTGCGCCATCTACCACCAGGCCGGGGATTGCGTCATGCCGAAGGAAGGGATCTTTGCCAGGGTGATTGCCGGCGGAACCATCCGGCCGGTTGACATGGTAAGCCGGATCTGTTGA